From Saccopteryx leptura isolate mSacLep1 chromosome 3, mSacLep1_pri_phased_curated, whole genome shotgun sequence, one genomic window encodes:
- the NAT8 gene encoding N-acetyltransferase 8 isoform X1 has protein sequence MAAKAGGAGSGRGVLGSRRGGRPRAARKVCREPSSVDLEIQTHKSSMAPYHIRKYQESDRQRVLDLFSKGMFEHVPTTFRHILKLPQTVVVLLGGALALFLVSGSWVLALVAGLTLLAALRLLAKYPWTQYVAYSLQTDMSDITKSYCSKPGSCFWVAESGGQVVGTVGARPVEEPTLQKKQLELLHLSVALEHRGQGIAKALVRTLLQFARDQGYSEVVLSTSMLQHSALALYQHMGFQKTGQHFFSITGRLVAISVFQLTYWLPAAQAPQLTGAL, from the coding sequence GGCTGCCAGGAAGGTGTGCAGGGAACCTAGCTCTGTGGACTTGGAGATCCAGACACACAAGTCTTCCATGGCTCCTTATCACATCCGCAAGTACCAGGAGAGTGACCGCCAGAGGGTCCTGGACTTGTTCTCCAAGGGCATGTTCGAGCACGTCCCCACCACCTTCCGCCACATCCTGAAGCTGCCACAAACAGTTGTGGTCTTGCTTGGGGGGGCCCTGGCCCTTTTCCTGGtctctgggtcctgggtcctggccCTCGTGGCCGGACTCACTCTCCTTGCTGCCCTGAGGTTACTTGCCAAATACCCCTGGACCCAGTATGTGGCCTACAGTTTGCAGACAGACATGTCTGACATCACCAAATCCTACTGCAGCAAGCCCGGCTCCTGCTTCTGGGTGGCTGAGTCTGGGGGGCAGGTGGTGGGTACAGTGGGAGCTCGGCCTGTTGAGGAGCCTACCCTGCAGAAGAAGCAGTTGGAACTGCTCCACTTAAGCGTGGCCTTGGAGCACCGGGGCCAGGGGATAGCGAAAGCCCTAGTCAGGACCCTTCTCCAGTTTGCACGGGACCAGGGCTACAGTGAAGTTGTCCTCAGTACCAGCATGCTGCAGCACTCCGCCTTGGCCCTCTATCAGCACATGGGCTTCCAGAAGACCGGCCAGCACTTCTTCTCCATAACTGGCAGGCTAGTCGCTATTTCTGTATTTCAGTTAACCTACTGGCTTCCCGCTGCCCAAGCACCTCAGCTGACAGGGGCTTTGTGA
- the NAT8 gene encoding N-acetyltransferase 8 isoform X2 → MAPYHIRKYQESDRQRVLDLFSKGMFEHVPTTFRHILKLPQTVVVLLGGALALFLVSGSWVLALVAGLTLLAALRLLAKYPWTQYVAYSLQTDMSDITKSYCSKPGSCFWVAESGGQVVGTVGARPVEEPTLQKKQLELLHLSVALEHRGQGIAKALVRTLLQFARDQGYSEVVLSTSMLQHSALALYQHMGFQKTGQHFFSITGRLVAISVFQLTYWLPAAQAPQLTGAL, encoded by the coding sequence ATGGCTCCTTATCACATCCGCAAGTACCAGGAGAGTGACCGCCAGAGGGTCCTGGACTTGTTCTCCAAGGGCATGTTCGAGCACGTCCCCACCACCTTCCGCCACATCCTGAAGCTGCCACAAACAGTTGTGGTCTTGCTTGGGGGGGCCCTGGCCCTTTTCCTGGtctctgggtcctgggtcctggccCTCGTGGCCGGACTCACTCTCCTTGCTGCCCTGAGGTTACTTGCCAAATACCCCTGGACCCAGTATGTGGCCTACAGTTTGCAGACAGACATGTCTGACATCACCAAATCCTACTGCAGCAAGCCCGGCTCCTGCTTCTGGGTGGCTGAGTCTGGGGGGCAGGTGGTGGGTACAGTGGGAGCTCGGCCTGTTGAGGAGCCTACCCTGCAGAAGAAGCAGTTGGAACTGCTCCACTTAAGCGTGGCCTTGGAGCACCGGGGCCAGGGGATAGCGAAAGCCCTAGTCAGGACCCTTCTCCAGTTTGCACGGGACCAGGGCTACAGTGAAGTTGTCCTCAGTACCAGCATGCTGCAGCACTCCGCCTTGGCCCTCTATCAGCACATGGGCTTCCAGAAGACCGGCCAGCACTTCTTCTCCATAACTGGCAGGCTAGTCGCTATTTCTGTATTTCAGTTAACCTACTGGCTTCCCGCTGCCCAAGCACCTCAGCTGACAGGGGCTTTGTGA